Proteins from one Aquificaceae bacterium genomic window:
- the modA gene encoding molybdate ABC transporter substrate-binding protein, translated as MRTLLFLLLGLFSLAHAELIRVFAASDLQYALREIASLYMKRYPEDKVELVFGSSGKGYAQIRAGAPFHIYFSANMKYVEELYKEGHIITKPKPYAIGRIVVWTRKDSPLDPSKFPEVLLDRRVRRIAIANWEHAPYGKAAKEALEAYGVFDRVKNKLVIGESVSQAASFVYSGAADIGIIALSLALAPELQARGKYWLIPEDKHERLEQGYGITKEGGKVKNARRFYDFIGSPEARRIFVKYGFVLPGEER; from the coding sequence GTGAGGACACTGCTTTTCTTACTTCTTGGGCTTTTTAGTCTTGCTCATGCGGAGCTCATAAGGGTCTTTGCAGCTTCAGACCTGCAGTATGCCTTAAGGGAAATTGCAAGCCTTTATATGAAAAGGTATCCAGAGGACAAGGTGGAGCTCGTATTTGGCTCCTCTGGAAAGGGCTACGCACAGATTAGAGCTGGTGCACCCTTTCACATCTACTTTTCTGCCAACATGAAGTATGTGGAAGAGCTCTACAAAGAAGGACATATAATAACGAAGCCAAAACCCTATGCCATTGGTAGAATAGTGGTTTGGACCAGAAAGGACTCTCCTCTTGACCCCTCTAAGTTTCCAGAGGTGCTACTTGACCGAAGAGTTAGAAGGATAGCCATAGCCAACTGGGAGCATGCACCTTATGGAAAGGCAGCAAAGGAAGCCCTTGAGGCTTATGGTGTATTTGATAGGGTAAAGAACAAGTTAGTGATTGGAGAAAGCGTCTCTCAAGCTGCCAGCTTTGTATACTCGGGTGCGGCGGACATTGGCATTATAGCACTTTCCTTGGCACTGGCTCCCGAACTGCAGGCAAGAGGTAAATACTGGCTAATTCCGGAAGATAAGCACGAAAGGCTTGAACAAGGCTACGGCATTACAAAAGAGGGAGGCAAGGTTAAAAACGCAAGGAGGTTCTACGACTTTATAGGCTCTCCAGAGGCAAGAAGAATATTCGTCAAATACGGCTTTGTCTTGCCAGGTGAAGAGAGATGA